A window of Dehalococcoidia bacterium genomic DNA:
ATCTTCCTCTCCCCACGTGGCATTATGGTGTACGGAATGTATCTGGACGAGCGCATTTCGCTATACTTTAGCGAAGGCCCCCCTATAATGGTTCAAGCAGGAGGAGGCGTGAGGAGCCTGAACAGAGCCGGGAGCGGGAGTACATGACCCGTCCCGAGACCGAGGACGCGCTGGAAACGAGCTCCGCCGTCGGGAGAAGGGCGCTGCTCTCCTGGCAAAGCGAATACGTGTTCCTCGCCGGCGCCGTGCTGCTTGTCACGGCGATCGCCTTTGCTTTCTTTTACTTCGACCTTGACATCGCCGAACTGCGGAAGTACGGGTACCTGGGCATCTTCGCTATCAGCCTGGTGGGCGCCTCTTCCATCATTCTGCCCATGCCGAGCATCGCGGCGATCTTCAGCGGGGGCGTCCTGCTCGACCCGTTGCTCGGGATACCGACGCCGGTACTCGTCGGGCTGGCGGCGGGCCTGGGCGAGGCGCTGGGTGAGTTCACGGGTTACGCGGCCGGCTACGGCGGGGGCGCCTTCGTGCAGCAGAGGCCCTTCTATAAGGTCGCGCGGAACTGGATGGCTGCCCACGGGACGATAACGATGCTGCTGTTCTCGGCTATTCCCAACCCGATATTCGACGTGGCGGGAGTGCTGGCAGGCGCGACGAGGATGCCTGTATGGCGTTTCTTCTTCGCCGTATGGGTGGGGAAGACGGCGAAGAACATGCTCATAGCCGCCACCGGCGTGGCCAGCCTGAACCTGATCGAACAGCTCTTTGATTAAGGGTAGGCGGGGGCTATCGGCGCGGCCGGCTCCTCAGTGTTCGTCACGGGTATTGCTAGGGAAAACTCTCCTTTACAGCCCTTCAAGTACTTGCTATCATTTCTTGAAAGGGCGAATTCCGACAGATGAAACTGTCTTCGGGAATTAGGGAGGTTCTCACTTTGGGGAGTGCACCTCGGTGCGCTTTTTTTCTTATTCGGCTTGGGAGGAGCACTTATCATGGTACAGTTAGTCGTGCGCTGCATGGAGGCGGTCGTCTGGAGCAGCGGCGGCTTGTGGGGAGCCCGCCCAGCAAGTGGAGAAGACGGCCCGGCAGCGCTGCTTCCGGGTTTGCTGTTGCTGGGGATGGCCGGCTCCATCAGCCTGCCCCGTTTGCTGTTCTGGCCGCTGAGAATGGTCCAGGCCTGGTTCCGGTCTTTCTCTCTGCTGCAACTGACGCTCGCGCTCGCCGGACTGATAATCGGTCTTATCATCTCCGCGCTGCTTGTGCCCGCCTTCTTGCGCCTTCCGGAGCCGGCTGACTGGATTACGCCGCTCGCGGCCGCTTTTTTGCTGTCGGCCTTCGCCATGTG
This region includes:
- a CDS encoding VTT domain-containing protein codes for the protein MTRPETEDALETSSAVGRRALLSWQSEYVFLAGAVLLVTAIAFAFFYFDLDIAELRKYGYLGIFAISLVGASSIILPMPSIAAIFSGGVLLDPLLGIPTPVLVGLAAGLGEALGEFTGYAAGYGGGAFVQQRPFYKVARNWMAAHGTITMLLFSAIPNPIFDVAGVLAGATRMPVWRFFFAVWVGKTAKNMLIAATGVASLNLIEQLFD